From a region of the Planctomycetia bacterium genome:
- a CDS encoding ATP-dependent 6-phosphofructokinase produces the protein MLHPSRSPSFSRNGSMLTPQDLIVKALGACQYPSPLKLESSSAGQASHFAVDSQRIRLDVTVRPESDIEAQLSLEVAGPRERIYFRPEHTTAAVVTCGGLSPGLNNVIRSVFYELFENYGVHRVMGIRNGYLGLTLDSGLEPISLTKEFVEPIDKLGGTILGSSRGAQQPAAMADFLQARGIDILFCVGGDGTQRGAHALSQELEGRGANVAVVGIPKTIDNDIAFVRLAFGYATALEKAAEVIQGAHVEARGAINGIGLVKLMGRHAGFIAAGASVVSQEVDFTLVPEVRFPLEGAEGFLAALERRLRNSGHAVIVVAEGAGQYLFEGANQSRDASGNLLHQDIGTFLRDQIMDYFKQRELPIALKYFDPSYFIRSVPANVYDRFLCDHMARNAVHAAMAGKTGVMIGSASDRIVHVPIPAVVKQSKAMETSSDLWRAVLQSTAQPRW, from the coding sequence ATGCTCCACCCCTCACGGTCACCCAGCTTTTCAAGAAATGGATCCATGCTCACGCCGCAGGATTTGATCGTGAAGGCGCTCGGCGCATGCCAGTATCCTTCGCCGCTGAAACTCGAATCGTCGAGCGCAGGGCAGGCCAGTCACTTTGCCGTGGACTCGCAGCGCATTCGACTCGATGTAACGGTGCGTCCGGAATCTGACATCGAAGCGCAACTGTCGCTCGAAGTCGCGGGTCCCAGAGAACGCATCTACTTTCGGCCGGAGCATACGACGGCGGCCGTAGTGACGTGTGGCGGCCTGTCCCCGGGTCTGAATAACGTGATCCGCTCGGTGTTCTATGAACTCTTCGAGAATTACGGAGTTCACCGCGTCATGGGGATCCGAAACGGGTATCTTGGGCTGACTCTTGATTCCGGCCTTGAGCCGATCAGCTTGACCAAGGAGTTCGTCGAGCCCATCGACAAACTGGGCGGCACCATTCTGGGTAGTTCGCGTGGCGCTCAACAGCCGGCCGCAATGGCTGACTTTCTTCAGGCCCGTGGCATCGACATCTTGTTTTGTGTTGGCGGAGACGGCACGCAACGGGGCGCACACGCACTGAGCCAAGAATTGGAGGGCCGAGGAGCAAATGTTGCAGTGGTTGGAATCCCCAAGACCATCGACAACGACATCGCCTTTGTGCGGCTGGCCTTTGGCTACGCGACGGCTTTGGAGAAGGCCGCCGAGGTCATTCAGGGGGCCCATGTCGAGGCCCGCGGCGCCATCAACGGTATCGGCCTCGTCAAACTCATGGGGCGACACGCGGGTTTCATCGCAGCGGGGGCCTCGGTCGTCAGCCAGGAGGTCGACTTCACGTTGGTGCCCGAGGTTCGGTTTCCACTGGAAGGAGCAGAGGGATTTCTAGCGGCACTGGAGCGGAGGCTGCGCAACTCGGGACACGCGGTGATCGTTGTCGCCGAAGGAGCAGGACAGTATCTTTTTGAGGGCGCAAATCAGTCCCGCGATGCCTCGGGGAATCTGCTTCATCAAGACATTGGCACGTTCCTCCGAGATCAGATCATGGACTATTTCAAACAGCGTGAACTGCCGATCGCGCTGAAGTATTTTGACCCCAGCTATTTCATTCGCAGTGTTCCCGCCAACGTGTACGATCGTTTTCTGTGCGATCATATGGCGCGCAACGCCGTACATGCGGCGATGGCGGGCAAGACCGGCGTCATGATCGGATCCGCGTCGGACCGCATCGTGCATGTGCCCATTCCGGCAGTCGTCAAGCAATCCAAGGCCATGGAGACGTCGAGCGACCTCTGGCGCGCCGTCTTGCAATCGACTGCGCAGCCGCGGTGGTAA
- a CDS encoding RNA polymerase sigma factor: protein MRSGSADDIDAVLREHGQAVWRLVVRLVGNDGPDAADCFQQAFVEFASLHRGGGIRQSGALLKRIAAARSIDAVRRRMRERRRAGELDVGLISTGREFEPDAQAEASEFLELLREALAELPEPQSAAFVLTQIEELSGGEAAAAIDVTVNHLGVLLHRARTALQARFEAYKPTREFKP from the coding sequence TTGCGATCGGGTTCGGCGGACGACATTGATGCGGTGCTACGAGAACATGGCCAGGCGGTCTGGCGGTTGGTCGTGCGCTTGGTCGGGAACGACGGGCCCGATGCCGCGGACTGTTTTCAGCAGGCCTTCGTGGAATTCGCCTCGCTGCATCGCGGCGGCGGGATTCGCCAGTCCGGCGCATTGCTGAAACGGATCGCCGCGGCCCGCTCGATCGACGCCGTGCGCCGACGGATGCGCGAACGGCGACGCGCCGGAGAGCTCGACGTCGGACTGATTTCCACCGGTCGAGAGTTCGAACCGGATGCGCAGGCCGAAGCCAGCGAGTTCCTGGAACTACTCCGCGAGGCGCTCGCCGAGTTGCCGGAACCGCAGTCCGCAGCGTTTGTGTTGACGCAAATTGAAGAACTATCCGGCGGCGAAGCGGCGGCCGCGATCGACGTGACCGTGAATCATCTCGGCGTGTTGCTGCACCGCGCTCGCACGGCGTTGCAAGCGCGCTTCGAAGCCTACAAACCCACGCGGGAGTTCAAGCCATGA